GGCCATGATGGGTCTTCATCCTTCAtgttggggacattggggacatcgAGGACATCAGGTCATGACGAGTCCTCGTCCTTCGcgttggggacattggggacatcgGGGACGTTGGGGACATCAGGCCATGGCGGGTCTTCGTCCTTCAggttggggacattggggacatcgAGGACTTCAGGCCATGACGGGTCTTCATCCTTCGggttggggacattggggacatcgGGGACGTTAGGGACATCGAGGACATCAGGCCATGACGGGTCCTTGTCCTTAAGGTTGGGGACATCGGGGACATTGAGGACATCAGAGACGTTGGGGACATCAGGCCATGACGGGTCTTGGTCCTTTGGGTTGGGGACACCAGGAACGTT
This DNA window, taken from Oxyura jamaicensis isolate SHBP4307 breed ruddy duck chromosome 1 unlocalized genomic scaffold, BPBGC_Ojam_1.0 oxy1_random_OJ61491, whole genome shotgun sequence, encodes the following:
- the LOC118156807 gene encoding protein PELPK1-like isoform X2 — translated: MKDEDPSWPNVPDVPNPKDEDPSWPDVPDVLNVPNVPNPKDEDPSRPDVPDVPHVPDVPNVPHVPDVPDVPNPKDQGPPSPDVPDVPNVLEVLDVPNVPNVPNVPGVPNPKDQDPSWPDVPNVSDVLNVPDVPNLKDKDPSWPDVLDVPNVPDVPNVPNPKDEDPSWPEVLDVPNVPNLKDEDPPWPDVPNVPDVPNVPNAKDEDSS